One window of the Longimicrobium sp. genome contains the following:
- a CDS encoding TetR/AcrR family transcriptional regulator produces MTRYPSGHKERTREQIVSAAARAFREEGVEGVSVGEVMGRAGLTHGGFYAHFRNKDQLVAEACGCALEQSTARLIDIARKAPPEERLAAFIGAYASPAHRDDPGAGCLMPALATEVSRHSPEVRTAFTGSVQQALAMLVRLLPEVEGADRTDRALALMSGLAGAVMLARAVDDPALSDRILQASRDAFTAAFAKG; encoded by the coding sequence CAAGGAGCGGACGCGCGAGCAGATCGTGAGCGCCGCCGCGCGCGCCTTTCGCGAGGAAGGCGTGGAGGGGGTGAGCGTGGGCGAGGTGATGGGCCGCGCGGGCCTCACCCATGGCGGCTTCTACGCCCACTTCCGCAACAAGGACCAGCTCGTGGCCGAGGCGTGCGGATGCGCGCTGGAGCAGTCCACGGCCCGGCTGATCGACATCGCGCGGAAGGCACCGCCGGAAGAACGGCTGGCGGCGTTCATCGGCGCGTACGCCAGCCCCGCGCACCGCGACGATCCAGGCGCCGGGTGCCTGATGCCGGCGCTGGCGACGGAAGTGTCGCGCCACTCGCCGGAGGTGCGCACGGCGTTCACCGGGAGTGTTCAGCAGGCCCTCGCCATGCTGGTCCGGCTGCTTCCCGAGGTCGAGGGCGCGGACCGGACCGACCGGGCCCTGGCGCTGATGTCGGGTCTCGCCGGGGCCGTGATGCTGGCCCGCGCCGTGGACGACCCCGCGCTCAGCGACCGCATCCTCCAGGCCTCCCGCGACGCCTTCACCGCCGCGTTCGCCAAGGGCTGA